A section of the Carya illinoinensis cultivar Pawnee chromosome 12, C.illinoinensisPawnee_v1, whole genome shotgun sequence genome encodes:
- the LOC122289061 gene encoding WD repeat-containing protein 44-like, which translates to MSKTHHDEEEYKNDNRSDDDNECFYESLDRIVSSSCSCSNSNSDTEENDAVSSSASPNHGSVPKFPMGASNKYDVWISEPSSVSERRSCLLRQMGLSNDPSLSRAKPTRDFGFGGDIGRSVLSARLSNHSGAFTMVRSKSDGNDRQHDAITTSSSVCSPAPPVISFPCSSPSCGSLVNNNDDNYHCNHAVLVKSRSDNSSGECKSPVASVAALPNKKPVGKSNSKKVEAIRGDSTEGLDVNFNSNVGGGGREVEEEGLDCDGVGRESDKVCLIKNLDNGKEFVVNEIREDGMWNKLKEVGTGRQLTMEEFEMSVGHSPIVQELMRRQNVEDGNKDSLDSNANGVGGSGAKMKKKGSWLKSIRNVASSVTGHKERRSSDERDTSSEKGGRRSSSATDDSQDVSFHGPERVKVRQYGKSYKELAALYKSQEIQAHNGSIWTIKFSLDGKYLASAGEDRVIHVWQVVESERKGDLLLEKLDDGNLNLFFVANGSPEPTSLSPGMDNHPEKKRRGRSSISRKSVSLDYVVVPETVFSLSEKPICTFRGHLDDVLDLSWSKSQHLLSSSMDKTVRLWHLSSESCLKIFSHSDYVTCIEFNPVDDNYFISGSLDAKVRIWSIPDRQVVDWNDVHEMVTAACYTPDGQGALVGSYKGSCRLYNTSDNKLQQKHQINLQNKKKKSNHKKITGFQFAPGSSSEVLITSTDSRIRVVDGVDLVHKFKGFRNQNSQISASLAANGRYVVSASEDSHVYVWKHEADSRPSRSKGVTVTRSYELFHCQDVSVAIPWPGTSDFWGLEDTYCKEQNGLDNTLDEVSTANHPPTPVEEIHGGSQPASGCSNSPLNGTISSATNSYFFDRISATWPEENLLHTTRTRSSPCVSVDLSNGVDPSMSAWGMVIVTAGLRGEIRTFQNFGLPVRI; encoded by the exons ATGAGCAAAACCCACCACGACGAAGAAGAATACAAGAACGACAACCGCAGCGACGACGACAACGAGTGCTTCTACGAGTCCCTTGACCGCATCGTCTCGTCATCCTGCTCatgctccaactccaactccgacaCCGAGGAGAACGACGCCGTTTCTTCTTCGGCCTCGCCTAATCATGGGTCGGTACCGAAATTCCCAATGGGCGCGTCCAACAAGTACGATGTCTGGATCTCCGAGCCCTCTTCCGTCTCCGAACGCCGCTCGTGTCTCCTCCGTCAAATGGGCCTCAGCAACGACCCCTCCTTGTCCCGCGCCAAACCCACCCGAGATTTCGGATTCGGTGGAGACATTGGCCGATCGGTATTGTCCGCCCGCTTGTCCAATCACTCCGGTGCTTTCACCATGGTTCGATCAAAATCAGATGGGAATGACCGTCAACATGATGCTATAACGACATCCTCCTCAGTTTGCTCTCCTGCTCCCCCTGTTATTTCATTTCCTTGTTCTTCTCCTTCTTGCGGCTctcttgtaaataataatgatgataattACCACTGCAACCACGCTGTTCTTGTCAAGTCCCGGAGCGATAATAGTAGCGGAGAATGCAAATCACCGGTTGCTAGTGTCGCTGCTTTGCCAAATAAGAAGCCAGTTGGTAAGAGTAATTCTAAAAAGGTTGAAGCGATCCGTGGCGATTCCACGGAGGGTCTAGACGTCAATTTTAATAGCAATGTAGGTGGTGGTGGTAgggaggtcgaggaggagggtTTGGATTGTGATGGCGTTGGGAGGGAAAGTGATAAAGTGTGCTTAATTAAGAACCTTGATAACGGGAAGGAGTTTGTGGTGAATGAGATTCGGGAAGATGGGATGTGGAACAAACTCAAAGAAGTAGGGACTGGGCGGCAGTTGACTATGGAGGAGTTTGAGATGAGCGTTGGGCATTCGCCGATTGTTCAAGAATTAATGCGGAGGCAGAATGTCGAGGATGGGAATAAGGATAGCCTGGATTCGAATGCAAATGGGGTTGGTGGGAGCGGggcaaaaatgaagaagaaaggaagttggTTGAAGAGTATAAGGAATGTGGCGAGCTCGGTGACGGGTCATAAGGAGAGACGGAGCAGTGATGAGAGGGATACCTCATCAGAGAAGGGCGGGCGGAGGTCTAGCTCTGCTACAGATGATAGCCAGGATGTCTCGTTTCATGGACCGGAAAGAGTAAAGGTTAGGCAGTATGGGAAGTCGTATAAAGAGCTCGCCGCACTCTACAAGAGCCAGGAGATACAGGCTCATAATGGGTCTATATGGACCATTAAGTTTAGTTTGGACGGGAAGTATCTCGCCAGTGCCGGTGAGGATCGTGTTATTCATGTTTGGCAGGTTGTGGAATCGGAGAGGAAGGGGGATCTTTTGCTGGAGAAACTGGATGATGGGAATTTAAATTTGTTCTTTGTTGCCAATGGGTCGCCGGAACCGACTTCGTTATCTCCAGGTATGGACAATCAtccagaaaaaaagagaagggggAGGTCATCAATAAGCCGGAAATCAGTGAGCTTGGATTATGTTGTGGTGCCAGAGACCGTGTTTTCACTTTCAGAAAAACCCATTTGTACATTTCGTGGACATCTTGATGACGTGCTTGACCTTTCATGGTCCAAGTCTCAG cactTGCTCTCATCTTCAATGGACAAAACAGTGCGACTGTGGCACTTGTCTAGCGAgtcttgtttgaaaattttttcacACAGTGATTATG TAACTTGCATAGAGTTTAATCCTGTTGATGACAATTACTTCATCAGTGGATCCCTAGATGCTAAGGTTCGGATATGGAGCATTCCTGATCGTCAGGTTGTTGATTGGAATGATGTGCATGAGATGGTCACCGCTGCTTGCTATACACCGGATGGTCAG GGCGCACTGGTTGGTTCATACAAGGGGAGTTGCCGTTTATACAATACATCTG ATAATAAGTTAcaacaaaaacatcaaattAATCTgcagaacaagaagaagaaatctaatcacaagaaaatcaCTGGTTTCCAG TTTGCTCCAGGAAGTTCATCAGAAGTTCTCATCACATCTACAGATTCACGAATTCGGGTTGTGGATGGTGTTGATCTGGTGCACAAGTTTAAAg GATTTCGCAACCAAAACAGTCAAATATCAGCCTCCCTTGCAGCAAATGGAAGATATGTTGTTTCTGCCAGTGAGGATTCCCATGTATATGTGTGGAAACATGAAGCCGATTCCCGACCTAGTAGAAGCAAAGGTGTCACTGTTACGCGCTCCTATGAACTTTTCCACTGCCAAGATGTGTCTGTGGCTATACCTTGGCCTGGCACTAGTGACTTTTGGGGATTAGAAGATACTTATTGCAAGGAACAAAACGGGCTTGACAACACCCTTGATGAGGTCTCCACAGCCAATCATCCTCCGACCCCTGTTGAGGAGATTCATGGTGGTTCTCAACCTGCATCTGGCTGCTCGAATAGTCCACTTAATGGAACGATTTCTAGTGCGACCAATAGTTACTTCTTTGATAGAATCTCAGCAACGTGGCCAGAGGAAAACCTTCTTCACACTACTAGGACTCGGAGCAGCCCTTGTGTCAGTGTGGATCTCTCCAATGGTGTGGACCCAAGCATGTCAGCCTGGGGTATGGTGATTGTAACTGCTGGCCTTCGAGGGGAAATTAGAACGTTTCAAAATTTTGGGTTGCCGGTTCGAATTTAA
- the LOC122290470 gene encoding uncharacterized protein LOC122290470 yields the protein MASMLILITVFIFDIIAFGLAIAAEQRRSTATVSLDGEANYRYCVYDSDISTGFGVGALLFLMASQVIIMVASRCFCCGKPLSPGGSRAWAIVLFMVCWLFFLIAEICLLAGSVRNAYHTKYAIAAADPPSCSTLRKGVFGAGAAFVFFTSIVSELYYVCYSKARESFQPYNREPAVGMGTYK from the exons ATGGCTTCCATGTTGATTTTGATTACAGTCTTCATCTTTGATATCATCGCCTTCGGTTTGGCTATTGCTGCTGAGCAAAGGAGAAGCACT GCCACGGTTTCCCTGGATGGTGAAGCAAACTATAGGTACTGTGTCTATGACTCGGACATTTCAACAGGCTTCGGTGTTGGTGCATTATTGTTTCTCATGGCTAGTCAAGTCATTATAATGGTGGCAAGCCGATGCTTCTGCTGCGGAAAGCCTTTGAGTCCCGGAGGTTCAAGAGCCTGGGCAATTGTACTTTTCATGGTCTGCTG GCTGTTTTTCTTGATTGCTGAGATCTGCTTGCTGGCTGGCTCAGTGAGGAATGCCTACCACACCAAGTATGCAATAGCCGCTGCAGATCCTCCCTCTTGCTCAACCTTGAGAAAGGGAGTTTTTGGAGCAGGGGCAGCTTTCGTTTTCTTCACTTCCATAGTCTCTGAGTTGTACTATGTGTGCTATTCAAAGGCCAGAGAAAGCTTCCAACCATATAATAGAGAACCTGCTGTGGGTATGGGAACCTACAAATGA
- the LOC122289062 gene encoding F-box/kelch-repeat protein At5g26960-like — protein sequence MSQSCNSRHFSWLMKSCFPNPNHTSPNSFSHPHSHIRLPLNVPDHCSLPTTVSSLPNDLLLECLSRVPPSSLPALSLVCLRWARLVQSPYFFDLRRRLGRLENFVFAVSATDSGLYAASLRFHNDADALWKVAFFLPNDAVSLGSFHGLLSHARLSAVGHRIFIIGRNSMVSYDTWSGTVVARSGMIFHRKKFATAVVSGKIYAAGGGSRTSAVEEYDPDSDTWRVVAHGPRKRYGCIGASVDGVFYVIGGLKIGASVDESSRAANAEAHVYASSMDLYDVEARTWLRSRAVPGGGCVVAACAAAGHVYVLASHAVELSFWRFDARRRTTSNSNNGSSVNSGFGEWCRLKSPPLLAQVRLDSTVRFSCVGVGVKVVLVQVTGCIDDLLRRSGRGLRGLREGLVLLYDSAGGDWSRGADLPEVIRHAACVSVEC from the coding sequence ATGTCACAGAGCTGCAACTCTCGCCACTTCTCATGGCTCATGAAATCCTGCTTTCCCAACCCTAACCACACTTCCCCCAACTCCTTTTCTCATCCCCATTCCCACATTCGTCTTCCCCTCAACGTCCCCGATCACTGCTCCCTCCCCACTACTGTTTCCTCTCTTCCCAATGACCTTCTTCTTGAATGCCTCTCCCGTGTCCCTCCCTCTTCTCTCcctgctctctctctcgtttgCCTCCGCTGGGCCCGCCTCGTCCAGTCCCCTTACTTCTTCGATCTCCGCCGACGCCTCGGTCGCCTCGAGAATTTCGTGTTTGCCGTCTCTGCCACTGATTCCGGCCTTTACGCCGCTAGTCTTCGCTTCCATAACGATGCCGATGCTCTCTGGAAGGTCGCTTTCTTCCTCCCCAACGACGCCGTTTCTCTCGGGAGTTTCCATGGCTTGCTTTCCCACGCGCGGCTGTCCGCTGTCGGTCATAGAATCTTCATAATCGGTCGGAACTCGATGGTGAGTTACGACACGTGGTCGGGGACTGTTGTAGCCAGATCGGGTATGATTTTCCATAGGAAGAAATTCGCTACGGCCGTCGTTTCAGGGAAAATATACGCCGCTGGAGGTGGTTCAAGGACCAGCGCAGTGGAGGAATACGATCCCGACTCCGACACGTGGCGCGTGGTTGCGCATGGCCCGAGGAAGCGGTACGGTTGCATTGGGGCCTCCGTGGACGGCGTCTTCTACGTGATCGGTGGGCTCAAGATCGGAGCTTCGGTGGACGAGTCCTCACGAGCCGCCAACGCGGAGGCTCACGTATACGCGAGCTCGATGGACTTGTATGACGTGGAGGCGCGTACATGGTTGAGAAGCCGAGCCGTCCCCGGTGGCGGCTGCGTAGTGGCAGCTTGCGCTGCCGCCGGGCACGTGTATGTTCTCGCAAGCCACGCCGTGGAGCTCTCGTTCTGGAGATTCGATGCGCGAAGAAGAACCACTAGTAATAGCAACAACGGAAGCAGCGTTAACAGTGGATTTGGGGAGTGGTGCAGGTTAAAGAGCCCTCCTCTCCTGGCGCAGGTTAGGCTGGACAGCACCGTGAGGTTCAGTTGCGTAGGAGTGGGAGTAAAGGTGGTGCTTGTTCAAGTCACGGGCTGTATCGACGACCTATTGAGGCGGAGCGGGAGGGGACTAAGAGGTTTGAGAGAAGGGCTAGTGTTGCTGTACGATTCCGCTGGCGGAGACTGGAGCAGAGGGGCGGATCTTCCGGAGGTGATTCGACACGCCGCCTGCGTGTCTGTGGAGTGCTAA